The segment gttaaaaggaGCTAACATTGAAAGGGTGAGTGGACATCCTCCTCTTTTATCCTTAGCAGAAATGTAAGAATTCTAATCCCCAGCTAAAATCCAAGGACTATGTACAAATGAAGCTAAATTGGAAAGAGAGTCAAATTGAGACTGTCGTGTAGCCACATGGCAACTCAAATACACCAAAGATAACTCCCATGTTTGATTAATATTAGCAATTGAAATCTGAACATGGAAACACCATTTACTTTGCTACAGAACAACAACATCCACAAATTCATCCCAAAACAACAAAAGACCTCCTACCCCATGATCGGCTGGAGAACAAACATAGCTAGAAAAAGAGAGACTACGGCAAAGACGGTGAAAACGAGTAGAAGAAGCCTTAGTTTCAGACAAAAAAACATATCCCTGGTAGTGTCTTGTTGATGGTCTGACGGAGCTCCCGTCTTACCGAAGGTCGACCGATCCCACGGCAATTCAAACAAAGGAGCTTCATGGATCCTCGAGTGGCTGAGTCTAACTCTGGCCAGAAGAGTTAACAATTGCATGAATGACAATTGGCGGTCCGTGATCACAGAGAGCAGTGTTCTGAACTGTTGCATGTGGgatgagaagagagaaacaaagaatACCAGATGTTGGAGATACTTCCAAAAATTGCATTCTTAAGCCATGTGGCATTAAAAGAGGGCAGTGATCATGAGcattttccaaaaattacaGCAAAAGGTTTACTTTCTAGTGATCGAAAAATAAAAGGTCGGAATGTGGATGCTTGCACCGGAAAAGGTGGGTCGCTTAGTTGATCCGAAAAACTAAATGGGTTTCATTATCGTGCCATCGACCAACATAAAGACTAATTGAAGTCTTAGCAGCAGTGATCGCTGGGTTCCTAGGTTTCAGAATCATTAAAAGTCCGTAATATAGCCACAACTCATCAACACTTGTTGATCTATTTTGCCAGTCAtttgagaaaatagagaatagaTCTTGAAAAGAAGCTGAGCTTTTATCTCTTACCAGGCCAATCCGAGTTGAACGAAGAAGATCTATAACTGATTGATCTTTGATCTCACCTATGCTGACTGTTTCCGCAGAATGACATATAACGACGGGAGGGCTTCGACCAGAGAGCCGAAACTAGATAAACTACCAGTGGAGGAACATCAAAAGAGGGTCCGAATGGCTGAAGAAGTGGAAGAGGACGACAGCTGCTCGCCAAGAGAAAACACCAACACTTCAATGAAGACGATGCCCTCACGACTAAGAGTAAACTCAGAAGGAAGGTCAAAGGACACTGTAAGGCAGCGAAAACCGTAACAGAAAGCTTGCTCTCTCTGTCCACAACAAAAGGGTCATCGGAGTTTGTCGAATTCGGCGCCGGCGATTCCTTTCGATGtaactctctcttctctcttgatATGTACGTCTTAATGTTCGTCCCTCGTCAGTTGCAAAATGAGCCAATGGTCACTCTTATCAGCATCAACCAAACCTAATTTTTTCACCCTGTGATCCTTAAGAGAAGGAATAAAGTTTTGTTGACTCTGATATTTGCATGCATCATCGTCGTTGCTGCTGTATAAAACTTTTGGATAGAAAAACCTTGTGGGTCTGGCGTAGGCAACACTAGACAGGGTACAATGGTCTTTTTGCACCCGTTCAGTTTAGGTGTTGCCTGTGCCAGACTAACAGGAATCTTTTTCCCACAACTTTTTTACTTTCACAGCTTTGGAATGACTTTTAAACATTGTTTCTCTTATCAATTGCAGTTGAACTCTATGATGGAAATTGGAAGTGATGTCCAAGTTTGTGCTCGAGGCCCTTGGGATATTAGAAAATTAGAGACTTGTGGACACATTTAATCCCTTGGACAGAGGGAATGTGGGAATGTATCAATCTTAATTGATTGTtatagaaaatttattttatcttaGAAAAATTATTGTTTGTACTTGAATCCTTCACTTTTAATTGGTAAGTAAATGATTTCTAATATTATATGCAACCTTACATCCAAAACAGGATCAACTTTCTTAAACTGAATGCTGTTGTCTATGAGCTCATGCCAAGAAACTTGTGATTTTGTGGTTTTGGCATTGTCTCTTAGTCATAGATATCCTGCAATGTATTAGAAAATGGTTTCTAAGGCCTATATATACTAGATCTTGAAATTCTTAGTAGTTGTGAAGACTCTCGACACTGTAAAAAAGGGCACACCTAGTGCATCAAGTTCCCACcattgcagggtctgggagagCCATAATGTGCGTAGTCTTACCACTATTTTGCAGAGAGGCTATTTCCTAACTCGAACCCTCGTCGCAATTGAGAAACCTTATTGTTGCGTCAAGGTCCACCCTCTAGTTGTCTCAACATTGTATCCTTATAAATTTATAGATGAATTCTTGGACTATTTTCTTAATAAATAGAGTGGAATGGAAGATCTGTATTCATTTAACTGACTTGCAGAAACGCTAGTATTGATCTTAGAGAGTTTGATTGGATTGGGAATTGGCCGATTTGACTTGATTCATCATATGCACGTTTGCAATGTCTCTCCCATAATGAACTCATTTGCTAATATGTGCACACATTATAATCTTACTTTACGATCACCTCCTATACAAATCTTCATCCAATCAAGCCCATCAATCAACACTCATCCACTAATCTATATCAATGCGATGACTGCATATTAGTCCATACATGATGAAAACATTACATTCTCCCACTTGACAGCAGGAAAAATGTTCCTTGAGTTACCAGAGGAGGGTacacttgctctctctctctctctctctctctctctctctctctctctctctctctctctctctcacctcatTACCCTTCTATATATGAACCATCTTGTCACATCTCATTGACGCGCTCCCTATGCCATCTCTTGATATATAACTAAGTATGCATTAACCCTCAGCATCATTGTAGTCTTTCTATTTTAATCTTAATGAGAAATAGTAGTATGCGCTTTGTGCACTTGCTAAACTAGGATTTGGAACTTGTCCAGCCGAATCTTTAGTGAGGTAAGTTAGAGCTTGAAAGATCCTACCCCAAATCTGATCTAATATGgtacatggttttaagtattggtatagGATCAGTTGGATTGGCCAATCTATATTGATATCAATTGAGACCAATATTGGTACCTGACACATTTGGGAtcaggtaggggtgtcaattctgggCCCACACCGGTAGGTCTgatcaagcccgacacatttataagccTGACCTAAATAGATTTCTTTAATCCCAACCTAGCCCGAACCCTTTGATACTATTTGAAATCCTCATTTTGCTACCACAATTGAACAGTAAAGCAAAAAATCTTGGTGGGTTTACTCTAATTTTCAAGATGAGCAAGAGATTGATCGATGAACAAGCATCcttaacaatagaaaattaaatttaaaattaaaatttatgtaATTGCCATGGTGAATTAATGGTGGGTTTGCAAGATATGCTTTAGGAAAAACCTATGCTTTCAATGGAATAAGCTTGTCAACTTGAGTATTTTGACTATCGCATCGACGCTGGGAAGGGCtatttaaaacccgtttaaAGACAAACTAGTCTGTAGCCCGACTAAGGCCTGGTTAAGGCCCATTTATGGTAGTCCAATTATAGCTCGTGACTGCTCGGACTGATTATAACTCGTACCATGTCGGACTTCACTAAGCCTGTTTAGCTAAACAGGTGTCCATAGTGTAGCTCTAAAATTTGGCCGAGCCCAACTAAGCCTGACTGAGACCGGCCATCTTgactggttgacacccctaagatCAGGTATCGGTATAggaataagggtaaaatcataaaaataactATTATTTTTATGAGAAGTGTAAAATTAACTAATCCAAACTAATATGGGGCAATCCAAGATCGATACCCAACaactaaatccttgatttgGCATATGCTGAGTTGTTAGTATGGAACTCTTTTAGTTACAAAGacttaaacatttttttttcttttatccatttcaGTTGAACTCTACACATTTGGAAGGGAGGGAATGTGGGAAATTCTCCCCATGGGGAGAGGATCCGAACTCCAACCATGTGCCGGATATTGAGGGGTCCAACTTTTGTGGACTGGCACCGGCCTAAGGTCCCTACTCCATATTCATATCTCAAGTTCTATCCATTACAAAGAGAATGGATCAGGCTCACTTACGAGAACGACTCTAGTCCAtgaatttagaatcaatttcttttctcttcatttaatagattctaaattcaTGGACCAAAAACATACGAAATTATTCTCATATTTAAACCTGATCCGTTCATCATTATGCCAcgttatttagttatttaaggaAAATGTAGCGACAATTTGGGTAGCCGAGTGTAAATCATTGACTTTTTTTACTTTGGCTCTCAATAATTTGGCAcattggctctctctctctctctctctctctctctctctctcacacacacacacatatgttACTGTAGAGGTCCTGATTTCTTCTTCAAGGCCTGCCTTCTCTTCAATTTGGAATATGTCAAATAGTGTTAAGTACTCCTTCTTGTGTACAGCTTACATGATAGCCAGTTGTCTGCCGTTGATAGGGTATACATATGGTTGTGAACCATCAAAAACGTTATCCACAAAGATGCGATAAGCTGCCTCTGTGGGATGGTAGAGATCCCAAAAGATGTGATCTCCTCTGTTAGAACAGTAGCTAGCAACGGGCAGGCAAGGTACCTTAGCATTGAGCTCCCCTAGCCCACAACAAGCCGCCTTAACCTCTTTAAACCCTGAAAATTTCCAATAGAAACGAAATATAAATCATCACCAATTAATCCTTCTTATGTCACagaaaaattgattaaaaaaaaaaaagaagaacaaactAGTAGACGAGACTCCCATTAATGGCTGGGTCTCGAAGGGGCAAGTGTTCGTAGCCTGTAGCCTTGCCCCTGCATCAAAGAAGAGgttgttttcaagttttgaacttatgaccaacatgttgtaATAGTACAACTTAATTGTTGTGTCAGAAGCTCGCACATTAGAAAAATTAATGATAAATAAGGATAAATATATTGTTGTACCATATTTAACTGGATCTTGGATGAAGTTGAGCAACATAGCATGTGTATCAAAGAAGGAATAGTTAATGTCAGTGTACTTTGATTTCATCCCTAGGAGCAATGCCTTGATGCCTTCATTGTAGGTATGAGACCAGTAGTTTGCTTCTTCATTGCATGCCtgtgttttgttttgatttctctGTGATGGACAACACCCGATCGCTCCCACGCCGATCATAACGAACTTACGTGCACCAAGATTGTATATTCGCTACACATTTAATGAGATCAATAGGTTAAGGGATAATTAATTAATGCtcaaaatttatgattttttggagtttttgatGCAATATAttactttaaaaaaagaagaagaagaagaagaagaagaaaagaaagaaagaaagaatgttgaaaaaataaagaaaagactcCAATTAGAAGGCTGCAAGTATCAACCAGGCTCAATTTGAGCATTTCACCCAATCCAACACTGTTtcaaagaaaaaccctaatcacaTGCTGCATGCATGGTTAGTGATAGACGAGTCTAGATTCTCTCCACACGTGGTGACCTTTTCACATGAGATCCTGTTTGTCCATGGAATATTAGACCATAAGGCAATGGTATATTAATTGATCGTGAGGAGGGTTACTCCTCTTTTCACATAGAGAGCTGATCTGGACTCATAACATGTTCCACTTCCATCAGCTGCTACCATGAGTGTAAGGAGAGGCATTTATATGATAAAAAGAAGCACATATGGTTAGGTGACCCAAATTCTTCAAAGGGTTTGtacatgtaggggtgtcaactagtTGGGCTAGGTTGGTCTCAATTGGGCCTGGCCACTTAAAAGCTTTGCATCATGAatgcccatttaagtaaacggcctagctttgggggccATGGTATGGTTTATCATCGGGCCGGTCGATGTCGAGCTTTAATTAGGCTTCCTTAAACGGGCCTCAATTGGGCTACGGATTTATTTAAATCTAAATGGACTCTAAAAgggctttaaacgtgcctaccctaaaattctttttttaagtAGGTTGAAGGCCTAGAAATATGTGATGcaaatttttaataaagaagagaagtgatatgagattatagttgttcttacaaaaaaaaaagactatgaCCATTTGAACTTACAAAACaaagtttaattaaatcaaatcctattacaaagcaaagggtaagaaaacttaattagtttctaactAATAGTGGCAGAAtatgaattttatgtagtattaaagagGGTTGGGCTGCAACGAGTCGGTTCAATCTGGCACCTGATGAGCTAACTATTTGTATCGTGAaagcccgtttaataaatgtgtcgggttcTAATCAAGTCAAGCCATAAACGTGTAGGGCTCGGTCAGGCCTAtcggctcagaattgacacccctaggcaaAAAAATACTTTGTGGGAAGGCAATGAATGACAAGTGAAGAGCCTATAGCTCTAATAGTGAAGAAAAGGTGTGTGGTTCTTCGCTATGGGCCAGCAACACTATAAAGAAAAAGTGTGGGTTCGACTATAGGCCTCAAAGTTTCACTATTCACTGGGTGAACATCTAACGACTAGGGTGCATGCCGGGACCGTCCGagccgttggatcctcactgccactcactACAGAGGATTTGAGTCCTGGTACATGATCTATGGAGTGCAAGTCCTGGTGGTCTTTGCCCAGGGATCTATAATCTATTGGTTCAAAATCATGGattcaaaaatcagaatcaaattgtTTAAATCGGCCgattcagattcagattcagattcaaATCAGAATAAGCTGTGATAGATTTCTACCGATTCCAAGTGATCAGGGTCGAAATTGACCGATTTTTCAAAACCTTGATCAGGAGTCAGGATTCAAGAGTCAAGATGATGTTGGTGATGAGTAGTAGTAGTACCGTTAACTGGCCTCGTAGGGTAGAAAGCATCAAGTCTACCAGCTGCTGGGGAGTGATCTTTTGACGGAGAGTGGACTTTGGTCCAAAGTAACCCAGCATGTCATTGCTACCAATCACCACCCCAAACATTGCCTTCGACAAAAGTTGCTGCGTTCCAACGCTTCCAAGCTGTTGCACCAATTCTCCATACACCGTCGCGTAGTAATCTATTTGTTGATCGATAGATAGTGATACCTattattaaacaaaaaagaaaaaaccattcAAGTCATCACTCAGCGGGGATAGCTCAGTTGGGAGAGCGTCAGACTGAAGATCTGAAGGTCGCGTGTTCGATCCACGCTCACCGCATTTCCTAtactttttcacatttttttttctatgattttttgTGGTTGAAATGGCTGCTTACGAAAAGTTTATTGGTGGCATCCATAATGCCGGCTCCTCCTGAAGCGAAGCTTACGCCGCCAAGGAATGCATTGCTCTTGTTTGATGCCGAAACGAGTGAGAGATACGGTGGTGAAGTTGGCAATCCCAGTTTCTCAGCTGCCAAtcaatccaacaaaaaaaatatttaacaagatcaaataaatccccCAAAAAATTGCATATAATTCCCCaacccccaatttttttttttgctcaaatACGTGGTAATTTGCAATATCCCCACCAAAATTTTATAGcactttctgaaaatttctgaCATAAAAGAAGTCGAAAAATTAAGGAAAGGGATAAAGAACTGTATTCCGGGAGTGTAGGGATGGCGCCCTAATACAATCGCAATGGAGAAATGACTGCCCCAAGCCATGAAAGTTCCACCATATTAATACTTTTAGGTGTGCTCCCATTGACCTCCACACTGATATAGGAGTCATACTCCTGAACAAAGATCTCTTAGCCTTTAAAAAAACAACAATCAATCTATACTGAATCAGGTTCCTCTCAACTGTGATTAACCACCTCAATCCATCTCATAACATCCACAGGTTATGGTCCTCACAACAGAGGTGAGGTGGTTACCTGTAGATGAGGGGATCCGTACTCTAGAAATTGTATCCCACCCAC is part of the Macadamia integrifolia cultivar HAES 741 unplaced genomic scaffold, SCU_Mint_v3 scaffold2031, whole genome shotgun sequence genome and harbors:
- the LOC122065476 gene encoding GDSL esterase/lipase At5g55050, whose product is MAHCNSVMGSFFFFVISFFVTLVTPAEAQMVPAVFVFGDSLVDVGNNNHIKSLTKANFPHNGIDFPGQKPTGRFTNGKNAADFLAEKLGLPTSPPYLSLVSASNKSNAFLGGVSFASGGAGIMDATNKLFVSLSIDQQIDYYATVYGELVQQLGSVGTQQLLSKAMFGVVIGSNDMLGYFGPKSTLRQKITPQQLVDLMLSTLRGQLTRIYNLGARKFVMIGVGAIGCCPSQRNQNKTQACNEEANYWSHTYNEGIKALLLGMKSKYTDINYSFFDTHAMLLNFIQDPVKYGFKEVKAACCGLGELNAKVPCLPVASYCSNRGDHIFWDLYHPTEAAYRIFVDNVFDGSQPYVYPINGRQLAIM